The Triticum dicoccoides isolate Atlit2015 ecotype Zavitan chromosome 6A, WEW_v2.0, whole genome shotgun sequence genome has a window encoding:
- the LOC119317158 gene encoding protein G1-like3, with protein MDLSPNPESPNAPGGGGGSGAGGSSGGGGASSSAGGGGTPQTPSRYEAQKRRDWNTFGQYLRNHRPPLSLAQCSGAHVLEFLRYLDQFGKTKVHTASCPFFGHPNPPAPCPCPLRQAWGSLDALVGRLRAAFEEHGGRPESNPFAARAVRLFLREVREHQARARGVSYEKKKRKKPTPGDASSSSSHQAPPPPPPPPAGAAC; from the coding sequence ATGGACCTGTCGCCAAACCCCGAGAGCCCGAATGccccgggcggcggtggcggcagcggcgcCGGTGGATCTAGCGGCGGTGGAGGGGCGTCCTCGTCTGCTGGGGGTGGAGGCACACCGCAGACGCCCAGCCGGTACGAGGCGCAGAAGCGGCGGGACTGGAACACGTTCGGGCAGTACCTGCGGAACCACCGGCCGCCGCTGAGCCTCGCGCAGTGCAGCGGCGCGCACGTGCTGGAGTTTCTGCGGTACCTGGACCAGTTCGGCAAGACCAAGGTGCACACGGCGTCGTGCCCCTTCTTCGGCCACCCAAACCCGCCGGCGCCCTGCCCCTGCCCGCTGCGTCAGGCGTGGGGGAGCCTCGACGCGCTCGTGGGACGCCTTCGCGCCGCGTTCGAGGAGCACGGCGGCCGCCCCGAGTCCAACCCCTTCGCCGCCCGCGCGGTCCGCCTGTTCCTCCGCGAGGTCCGCGAGCACCAGGCTCGCGCGCGCGGCGTCAGCTACGAGAAGAAGAAGCGCAAGAAGCCGACGCCTGGTgacgccagcagcagcagcagccaccaGGCTCCAcccccaccgccaccgccccccgccGGTGCGGCCTGCTGA